CGGCGGGGACGGCGATCCCCGGGTCGTAGGACATGGTCACCTGGACGGTGCGGCCCTGCGGGGTCACCGCGACCACCTCACCGACGCGGACGCCCAGCATTCGGACGTCCGATCCGGGGTACACGCCGACCGCGCGGGAGAAGTGGGCGACGACCCGCCGTGGGGGTGTGCCGTCGCGGAGAAGGATCACGCTGGCGGCGACGGCTACCAACAGGACGGTGGTGACGGCGACCGGCCGGCGCCACCGCTGGATGGGAGCGGGCATCAGCGGCCTCCCGTGGGCTGGTACGGCTGGAGCAGACCGGAGACGTACGAGTCGAACCAGCGGCCGTTGCCCACCACGTTGGCGAACGCGGTGACGAACGGCCCCATCCGCTGGATGGTCTTCTCCAGGTCGTCCCGGTTGCGTTGCAGGATGGCGACGACCTCCCGCAGCTTGTGCAGCGCGGGAGCGAGCTGGGCGCGGTTGTCGCTGACCAGGCCGGACAGCTCAGTGGCGAGGTCGTCGGTGCCGACGAGCAGCTTGTGGATGGCGTCCCGACGCCGGCTCACCTCGCCGAGCAGCGCCTCACCGTCGGTGACCAGTGCGCGGAACTCCTCGTCCCGGGTGGCGAGCACGGCGGTCACCTGACGGGCGCGGTCGAGCAGCGTCCGCAGTTCGGCGTCGCGTCCGGCCACGGTCCGGGAGAGCCGGGAGAGGCCGACCAGGGAGGCATCGACACTCGCGGGGGTGCCGGCGAAGGTCTCGGACAGGGTAGTGAAGGCGGCGACGAGCTGATCGGTGTCGACCTTGTCGAGGGTTTCGGCGAGCCCGGTGACCGCCTGCACCACGTCGAACGGCGCGGCGGTGCGGGCGAGGGGGATCTGCCCGCCCTCGGGCAGCCGGCCCGGCCCGGCCGGTGAGAGGGCCAGGTACTTCTGGCCGAGCACCGTCTTGATCCTGATCGTGGCGCCGGTGTCGGTGCCGAGCCGGACGCTGTCGTCGTCCACGCGGAACCCGACCCGCACGTACGGCGCGCCGCCGCGGGCGAGTTCCACGGTGGTCACCTTGCCGACCCGCACCCCAGCGACCCGCACCTCGTTGCCGGTGACGAGGCCGCTGGCGTCGTGGAAGGCCGCCTCGTAGCCGCGTCCGGTGAGGTCGGCTAGCCGGTCGAGCTGGAAGGCGCCCAGCAGCACGGCGACGATCAGCGCCAGGCCGAGCGTGCCGACGACCACCGGATTGCGTTCCCGAAACGGTGTCACTGGCTGCCTCCGGCGCATCGGGCGGCCGGGGCGCTGAAGGTGGGCAGGTCGATCGGTGCCCGGCCCGACACCGCTACGTTGCCGTCGAAGTCGCACAGGTAGAAGTTGAACCACGAGCCGTAGGATGCGACGCGGGTCAGGGACTCGTACCGCTGCGGCAGCCGCCCGAGGGTGCCGTCGATGACGGCCGCGTTGCGGTTGAGGGTGCCGGAGAGCTCGTCCAGGGCGCGGACGTCCGCGGCGAGCGGTGGTCGTACCTCGCGCAGCAGCGACGACGTGGCGGTGGTGAGCTCGCCGATGCTGACCAGTGACTCGCCGATGGCCGCGCGGTCGGCCGACAGCCCGGAGACGAACTGCTGGAGCTGGCTGATGCTCTGGTCCAGGTTCTGGTCGCGGTCGGCCAGCGTGCCGAGGACGCCGTTGAGGTTGGTGATGACCCGCCCGATGACGGCGTCCCGGTCGGCGAGGGTGTTGGTCAGCGACGCGGTGCGTTGCAGCAGGCTGCTGATGGTGCCGCCCTCGCCCTGAAGCACCTGGATGATCTCGTAGGCGAGTTTGTTGACGTCCTCGGGCCTGAGCGCCGTGAACAGGGGCCGGAACCCGTTGAACAACACCGTGAGGTCCAGGGCCGGTGTCGTCTGGCCGAGCGGGATGAGGCCGTCGGGCCGCAGTGGACGCCCCTCCCCCGGCCCCTCGCTCAGCGCCACGTACCGCTGGCCCACGAGGTTGCGGTAGCGGATCTTGGCGCGGACGCTGGTGGCCACCGGGATGTCGGCGGTGACCGTGAAGGCCACCTCGGCGAGTGTGTCGTCGACGACCCTGATGTCGCGGACCCGGCCGACCTGCACCCCGGCCACGCGGACGTCGTCGCCGGGCAGCAGGCCGGTGACGTCGGTGAACCGGGCTCGGTAGGTGACCCCACCCGGTGGGAAGGCACCGAGAGTCTGCGCGAGCAGCGCCGTCAGCAGCAGGGTCACCGCGGCGAAGGCCATCAGCTTCAGCAGGGGCGCCATCGCTCTGTTGCTCATCGCGCGTTCACCACCCCTCCTCTCAGCAACGGCCCCCAGAGCAGGACGGCGATGTCGGGGACCTCCGCCGGAAGGACGCCGGTGACGGCGCCGACTAGCGGCTTGACCAGCGCCCGTTCCTCGCCGGTGGCGGCCCGGCCCATCGCCGGGGAACCGGCGGCGGGCACGGCCGCCGCCTGGCCGACCGGCAAGGGGGTGTGCGGGCGAGCGCCGCCGTGGTCGTAACCGTCGGCGACCGGCACGGTCGGCGCCGGCCGCCCCGGTTGGGGCAGGCCCCGGCACTGCGGGCCGTCGTGCGCGCCGTAGGCGGGCTCGTCGCGGCCCTTCTCGTACTTGCCCCCGTCGCGGGTGACCTCCAGGGTGAC
The nucleotide sequence above comes from Micromonospora luteifusca. Encoded proteins:
- a CDS encoding MCE family protein; this translates as MTPFRERNPVVVGTLGLALIVAVLLGAFQLDRLADLTGRGYEAAFHDASGLVTGNEVRVAGVRVGKVTTVELARGGAPYVRVGFRVDDDSVRLGTDTGATIRIKTVLGQKYLALSPAGPGRLPEGGQIPLARTAAPFDVVQAVTGLAETLDKVDTDQLVAAFTTLSETFAGTPASVDASLVGLSRLSRTVAGRDAELRTLLDRARQVTAVLATRDEEFRALVTDGEALLGEVSRRRDAIHKLLVGTDDLATELSGLVSDNRAQLAPALHKLREVVAILQRNRDDLEKTIQRMGPFVTAFANVVGNGRWFDSYVSGLLQPYQPTGGR
- a CDS encoding MCE family protein, whose protein sequence is MSNRAMAPLLKLMAFAAVTLLLTALLAQTLGAFPPGGVTYRARFTDVTGLLPGDDVRVAGVQVGRVRDIRVVDDTLAEVAFTVTADIPVATSVRAKIRYRNLVGQRYVALSEGPGEGRPLRPDGLIPLGQTTPALDLTVLFNGFRPLFTALRPEDVNKLAYEIIQVLQGEGGTISSLLQRTASLTNTLADRDAVIGRVITNLNGVLGTLADRDQNLDQSISQLQQFVSGLSADRAAIGESLVSIGELTTATSSLLREVRPPLAADVRALDELSGTLNRNAAVIDGTLGRLPQRYESLTRVASYGSWFNFYLCDFDGNVAVSGRAPIDLPTFSAPAARCAGGSQ